From Brochothrix thermosphacta DSM 20171 = FSL F6-1036, a single genomic window includes:
- the rimI gene encoding ribosomal protein S18-alanine N-acetyltransferase: protein MDNQLTFRYATIADIDQLLFIEKTCFATPWDRASFEHEITINKHGHYLIAEYNNEVVGYAGAWFIYDEGHITNVAILPTFRGRKFGKRLMEALLILAKQNEVSYLTLEVRASNLVAQTLYQSLEFQALAIRKRYYTDNQEDAVIMRVDFDNNQTEEA, encoded by the coding sequence ATGGATAATCAATTAACTTTTCGTTATGCTACGATCGCAGATATCGACCAGTTGCTTTTTATTGAGAAGACTTGTTTTGCAACGCCATGGGACCGTGCCTCATTTGAACATGAAATCACTATAAATAAGCATGGACATTACTTAATTGCTGAATATAACAATGAAGTTGTTGGTTATGCAGGCGCGTGGTTTATTTATGACGAAGGACACATTACGAATGTTGCAATTTTGCCGACATTTAGAGGTCGGAAATTTGGTAAACGCTTAATGGAAGCTTTACTTATTCTTGCTAAACAAAATGAAGTAAGCTACTTAACGCTAGAGGTTCGTGCGAGTAACCTTGTTGCTCAAACCCTTTATCAATCGCTTGAATTTCAAGCATTAGCGATTCGTAAGCGGTATTATACAGATAACCAAGAAGACGCAGTCATTATGCGCGTTGATTTTGATAATAACCAGACTGAGGAGGCGTAA
- the tsaB gene encoding tRNA (adenosine(37)-N6)-threonylcarbamoyltransferase complex dimerization subunit type 1 TsaB, producing the protein MVTLAIDSSNKAMAIGLVDGNEIKGELALNVQQNHSIQLMPAIQYLMKASHVTPKDVTAIAVAQGPGSYTGLRIGVTVAKTMAWDLNIPLYGISSLKVLAANITCFDGVIVSLLDARRNAVYIGAYRRSDVSAPLETVIEDTYLPMEELVVQLKALDEPVIVVGSHADILLYKTQFEEALSQCVFVEATDGIPSGARLALLSQFEEAQEPHTFVPSYIRMTEAETNWRKAQGLD; encoded by the coding sequence ATGGTAACATTAGCAATTGACTCATCTAATAAAGCAATGGCGATTGGTTTAGTTGATGGTAATGAAATAAAAGGTGAACTTGCCTTAAATGTCCAACAAAATCATAGCATCCAATTGATGCCCGCGATTCAATACTTAATGAAAGCTAGTCATGTAACACCTAAAGATGTGACGGCAATTGCGGTTGCACAAGGCCCAGGTTCATACACAGGCTTACGCATCGGTGTAACAGTTGCCAAAACAATGGCATGGGACCTTAACATTCCGTTATATGGTATTTCCAGTTTGAAAGTATTGGCTGCAAATATCACGTGTTTTGATGGTGTGATTGTGTCTCTACTCGATGCCCGTCGCAATGCAGTGTACATTGGAGCTTATCGTCGTTCAGATGTGAGCGCCCCACTTGAAACGGTTATTGAAGATACATATCTCCCAATGGAAGAGTTAGTGGTGCAGTTAAAAGCACTGGATGAACCTGTCATTGTAGTAGGATCACATGCAGATATCTTATTGTATAAGACGCAATTTGAAGAAGCGTTGTCACAATGTGTTTTTGTTGAAGCAACAGACGGCATTCCATCCGGCGCAAGACTTGCACTGTTATCACAGTTTGAAGAAGCACAAGAACCTCATACATTTGTACCCAGTTATATCCGCATGACAGAAGCCGAAACTAACTGGCGGAAAGCCCAAGGATTAGACTGA
- the tsaE gene encoding tRNA (adenosine(37)-N6)-threonylcarbamoyltransferase complex ATPase subunit type 1 TsaE, with translation MKTIKLASLEETERLGESIGRRLQANDCVLLEGDLGAGKTTLTKAIAIGLDIKAMVKSPTFTIIREYEGRLPLYHMDAYRLEHAEDDLGFEEYFNKDGVVVIEWAHYIAPFLPAHFLRLSLKHIAETTREITLEAEGTHYQALIEEVLAEW, from the coding sequence ATGAAAACAATAAAATTAGCAAGTTTAGAAGAAACTGAGCGTTTAGGTGAAAGTATCGGCCGTCGTTTACAAGCAAACGATTGTGTTTTACTTGAAGGTGATTTAGGCGCGGGAAAAACTACTTTAACCAAGGCAATTGCTATTGGTTTAGATATAAAAGCAATGGTGAAGAGCCCTACTTTTACAATTATTAGAGAATATGAAGGGCGACTGCCGTTATATCACATGGATGCCTATCGTTTAGAGCATGCAGAAGATGACTTAGGCTTTGAAGAATATTTTAATAAAGACGGTGTGGTGGTAATTGAATGGGCGCATTATATTGCCCCTTTTTTACCCGCACATTTTTTGCGTTTATCGCTGAAACATATCGCTGAAACAACGCGTGAGATAACACTGGAAGCTGAAGGTACACACTATCAAGCCCTTATTGAGGAGGTATTAGCAGAATGGTAA
- a CDS encoding FtsW/RodA/SpoVE family cell cycle protein, with product MTEKNIKSEAGILSANIAVIVTFLYLISVAMIFLVTGDKKLVILQTIWYLLGVMVIILMRFISISYFEKYAVWLYGLGILMLAVVLIFGKEVNGAKRWLDLGVVSLQTSEFMKIFFILYLAKIIAHHREKKQQGQELLLFVKVFLVLIVPLVFIFKQPDLGTAIVFLLITCGMLFIGGLSKKIIAVAVISGSAIMGGLTYLIIFQRQILLDIGMKNYQFQRIDTWIDGSAVDADSAYNVEQAVLAVGSGGYVGNGMDPQVYVPERHTDFIFSMIGETTGLIGSAILIILYFFLMYYFIRTCFLTKTLYHTYVITGILIMMSYHMFQNIAMNIGLMPVTGIPLPFISYGGSAILANMLSIAIILSIQHQHYSSVFGSDPSFEKKEALTN from the coding sequence ATGACTGAAAAAAATATTAAAAGTGAAGCCGGTATTTTAAGTGCTAATATCGCAGTGATTGTCACCTTTTTATATCTCATAAGTGTGGCAATGATTTTTTTAGTTACGGGTGATAAGAAGCTTGTTATTTTGCAAACTATCTGGTATTTATTAGGTGTTATGGTCATTATACTTATGCGCTTCATTAGTATTTCATATTTCGAAAAATATGCAGTTTGGCTTTATGGTCTGGGGATTTTGATGCTTGCTGTCGTGTTGATTTTTGGAAAAGAAGTGAATGGGGCAAAACGTTGGTTAGATTTGGGTGTCGTAAGTTTACAAACGTCTGAGTTTATGAAAATTTTCTTTATTCTCTATTTGGCAAAAATCATTGCGCATCATCGTGAAAAGAAGCAACAGGGGCAAGAACTGCTATTATTTGTTAAAGTTTTTTTAGTATTAATTGTACCTTTGGTGTTTATTTTTAAACAACCTGATTTAGGAACAGCAATCGTTTTCTTGCTGATTACTTGTGGCATGCTCTTTATTGGTGGTCTTTCAAAAAAAATCATCGCAGTCGCTGTTATATCAGGGAGTGCGATAATGGGTGGTCTCACCTACTTGATTATCTTTCAAAGACAGATTTTATTAGATATTGGAATGAAAAATTATCAATTCCAACGTATCGATACATGGATTGATGGTTCAGCCGTCGATGCCGATTCAGCTTATAATGTCGAACAAGCAGTTTTAGCAGTTGGTTCAGGTGGTTATGTTGGTAATGGGATGGATCCGCAAGTATATGTTCCGGAACGACATACGGATTTTATCTTTAGTATGATTGGTGAAACGACAGGATTAATAGGAAGCGCCATCTTAATTATTCTTTATTTTTTCTTGATGTATTATTTTATTCGTACATGTTTTTTAACAAAAACACTTTATCATACGTATGTGATTACAGGTATTTTAATTATGATGAGTTACCATATGTTCCAAAATATTGCGATGAATATTGGTTTAATGCCAGTAACAGGTATTCCGTTACCTTTTATTAGCTATGGGGGCTCCGCTATACTTGCGAATATGTTAAGCATCGCTATTATTCTATCGATTCAACATCAACACTATAGTTCGGTCTTTGGTAGTGACCCTAGCTTTGAAAAAAAAGAGGCGCTAACAAATTAA
- a CDS encoding aspartate kinase has protein sequence MGKVVLKFGGTSVGDVAKIKATAEQAIREKEKGHEVVVVVSAMGKSTDHLVNLAEQINPKAPSREMDMLLSTGEQVTIALLAMAIEHEGHAAISYTGWQAGLVTEEIHGNARIQNILTTNVGKALDEGKIVVVAGFQGLSENGEITTLGRGGSDTTAVALAAALGAEKCSICTDVVGVYTSDPRYISEARKLAEIDYDEMLELANLGAGVLHPRAVEYAKNFNIPLEVRGAHVVEVGTMIKEGNLLETKQIVRGVAFDDKIARIRVSFKSVDKMNVACIFTKLAEEHVNVDIIVQSIGEEAGPSAVSFSLKEADLEEALRVLEQNKAAIGYHDLVTESGLAKVSIVGSGMVSNPGVAAQMFTVLRNAGISVRMISTSEIKVSVVVPEVKMLEAAEVCHQTFDV, from the coding sequence GTGGGGAAAGTGGTTTTAAAATTTGGTGGCACATCTGTCGGTGATGTTGCAAAAATTAAAGCAACCGCAGAGCAGGCAATCAGAGAAAAAGAAAAGGGACATGAAGTAGTTGTAGTTGTTTCAGCAATGGGAAAATCAACCGATCATTTGGTTAATTTAGCAGAACAAATCAATCCCAAAGCACCATCTCGTGAAATGGACATGTTATTATCAACAGGAGAACAGGTCACGATTGCTTTATTGGCAATGGCAATAGAACATGAAGGACATGCAGCAATTTCATATACGGGTTGGCAAGCAGGATTGGTGACAGAAGAGATTCATGGCAATGCAAGAATTCAAAATATTCTTACTACTAATGTGGGTAAAGCGTTAGATGAGGGGAAAATTGTTGTTGTTGCAGGGTTTCAAGGTTTAAGTGAAAATGGTGAGATTACAACTTTAGGACGTGGGGGATCAGATACAACCGCAGTTGCTTTAGCTGCAGCACTTGGAGCTGAAAAATGCAGTATCTGTACAGATGTTGTTGGTGTTTATACAAGTGATCCTCGTTATATTTCAGAGGCGCGTAAACTTGCTGAAATTGATTACGATGAAATGCTTGAATTAGCTAATTTAGGAGCGGGTGTTTTACATCCTCGTGCAGTTGAGTATGCTAAAAATTTTAATATACCACTTGAAGTTCGTGGCGCACATGTAGTTGAAGTAGGAACAATGATTAAGGAGGGGAATTTATTGGAAACAAAACAAATTGTAAGAGGTGTTGCATTTGATGATAAAATCGCACGTATTCGAGTGAGTTTTAAATCAGTTGATAAAATGAATGTGGCATGTATCTTTACGAAACTAGCAGAAGAGCATGTGAATGTTGATATCATTGTTCAAAGTATCGGTGAGGAAGCTGGACCATCAGCAGTATCTTTTTCATTAAAAGAAGCAGACTTAGAAGAAGCGTTACGCGTATTAGAACAAAACAAGGCAGCGATTGGTTATCATGATCTTGTAACTGAAAGCGGCTTAGCAAAAGTATCGATTGTAGGATCTGGAATGGTTTCAAACCCTGGTGTAGCAGCTCAAATGTTTACAGTGTTGCGCAATGCGGGTATCTCAGTTCGGATGATCAGTACGTCTGAAATTAAAGTTTCAGTGGTTGTACCAGAAGTTAAAATGTTGGAAGCGGCTGAAGTTTGTCACCAAACATTTGATGTTTAA
- a CDS encoding acetylornithine transaminase has translation MAALMGNYSRIPLAIESAEGAYVTDETGKQYLDFTSGIAVCNLGHRHPAVELAVTEQLKKVWHMSNLFENRLQETVAEAIVQHLEEGQVFFCNSGAEANEAAIKLARKKTGKTTIFTFQHSFHGRTVAAMTATAQAKIHDGFGPLPTGFTYLPYNDSAALKAAIEKDEDVAAVMLELIQGEGGVHVAEQSFIDEVIAICQAHNILVIVDEVQTGFGRTGQLFASQNYSFVPDIMTLAKGIANGIPAGALYAKTAVAQAFTPGSHGSTFGGNYLAMAASEAVINTMTAEGFLAQVDATSINLVSELQLLTEKFPFFKTVRGQGLLIGIECDSAVADFITACRKEGLLVLSAGTNVLRLLPPLTITTVELNKAIAILTKVLKNKDTIEG, from the coding sequence ATGGCAGCATTGATGGGAAACTATAGTCGAATACCACTAGCAATTGAGTCAGCAGAGGGGGCCTATGTAACAGATGAAACGGGTAAACAATATCTTGATTTCACATCAGGTATTGCAGTTTGTAATTTGGGACATCGTCATCCGGCAGTAGAGCTAGCGGTAACAGAACAGTTGAAAAAAGTGTGGCACATGTCAAATCTATTTGAAAATCGACTGCAAGAAACTGTGGCTGAAGCAATTGTTCAGCATTTAGAAGAAGGACAAGTGTTCTTTTGTAATAGTGGTGCAGAAGCAAATGAAGCAGCCATTAAGTTAGCACGTAAAAAAACGGGTAAAACAACTATTTTTACGTTTCAACACTCTTTTCATGGACGTACGGTAGCAGCAATGACAGCAACGGCTCAAGCTAAAATACACGATGGTTTTGGTCCGTTACCAACAGGTTTTACCTATTTACCTTATAATGATAGTGCTGCTTTGAAAGCTGCTATTGAAAAAGATGAGGATGTTGCAGCTGTAATGTTAGAACTGATTCAAGGTGAAGGTGGCGTTCATGTTGCGGAACAGTCATTCATCGATGAGGTGATAGCAATTTGCCAGGCACATAATATTTTAGTGATTGTTGATGAGGTTCAAACAGGTTTTGGAAGAACAGGTCAATTATTTGCTTCACAAAACTATTCATTTGTACCCGATATCATGACATTAGCAAAAGGAATTGCGAACGGCATTCCAGCAGGCGCGCTCTATGCAAAAACGGCAGTGGCCCAAGCATTTACGCCAGGATCACATGGCTCAACATTTGGTGGTAATTATTTAGCGATGGCTGCTTCTGAAGCGGTGATAAACACAATGACGGCGGAAGGATTCTTAGCACAAGTAGACGCAACAAGCATCAACTTAGTAAGTGAATTACAGTTGCTGACCGAAAAATTCCCGTTTTTTAAAACTGTTCGAGGACAAGGGTTATTGATAGGGATCGAGTGTGATAGTGCTGTTGCTGATTTTATTACAGCCTGTCGTAAAGAAGGCTTATTGGTATTGTCAGCAGGAACCAATGTGCTAAGGTTATTGCCACCGTTAACGATTACAACAGTTGAATTAAATAAGGCTATCGCAATTCTCACAAAGGTATTAAAAAATAAAGATACAATTGAGGGTTGA
- the argB gene encoding acetylglutamate kinase, with amino-acid sequence MSGTIVIKLGGNALEKIEPAFFEQIKDWQNAGKRLVFVHGGGPQIDELLTKLHVDIEKKNGLRVTSREVLDVATMVLAGKINTQMVLKFAAKGFQSIGLNGSDNLLLRVTPVQDKALGYVGTVDRVNANFLNMLLDQGLTPVIAPLGVDANFQLYNVNADIAACHIAGALQAEKLILLTDVPGVFAHQRVIQESVPQMMTDYIDRGIIIGGMIPKVKGAVTAVNRGVKSVHITDKLHLSGTAITKKAVI; translated from the coding sequence ATGAGTGGAACAATTGTTATTAAATTAGGCGGCAATGCGTTAGAAAAAATAGAACCTGCTTTTTTTGAGCAAATCAAGGATTGGCAAAACGCTGGCAAACGGTTGGTGTTTGTTCATGGAGGCGGGCCTCAAATAGATGAATTATTAACAAAGCTTCATGTTGATATTGAAAAGAAAAATGGCTTGCGTGTGACAAGTCGTGAAGTATTGGATGTGGCAACAATGGTGCTGGCAGGAAAAATCAATACACAAATGGTGTTAAAGTTTGCAGCGAAAGGATTCCAGTCGATAGGATTAAATGGGAGCGACAACCTTTTATTGCGCGTCACACCCGTTCAAGATAAAGCATTGGGTTATGTTGGTACGGTTGATCGTGTGAATGCTAATTTTTTGAATATGCTATTAGACCAAGGTTTGACACCTGTTATTGCACCATTAGGAGTAGACGCCAATTTCCAATTATACAATGTGAATGCGGACATTGCAGCCTGTCATATCGCGGGTGCTTTGCAAGCTGAAAAACTAATCCTACTTACGGACGTGCCAGGCGTATTTGCGCATCAACGTGTAATTCAAGAATCAGTACCTCAAATGATGACAGATTACATTGACCGTGGGATTATTATCGGAGGGATGATTCCAAAAGTGAAAGGTGCAGTGACGGCTGTTAATCGAGGTGTTAAGAGCGTTCACATTACAGATAAATTACATCTTTCAGGGACGGCGATTACTAAAAAGGCGGTGATTTAA
- the argJ gene encoding bifunctional glutamate N-acetyltransferase/amino-acid acetyltransferase ArgJ, which yields MNLVHEGHIATPKGFYADGLHAGLKRMKKDIGLIYSEVPAQTAAVYTQNSFKGAPITVTQDSLASSAETQVLIVNSGNANTCTGKQGLADTYAMRLATAKKINVPEEYVTVASTGVIGVPLNMPLVLDGIAQLDEQLSNGKGFQEAILTTDKTIKDVCITIQLDGQRVTIAGAAKGSGMINPNMATLLGFITTDAAIEGAYLDKLLRQTIEASFNQITIDGDTSTNDMVLVMANGMAGNKPISAHHPEMTLFKEALLYVCTVLSKKVAEDGEGATKLIEVTVNGALHKEEARLIAKTVVGSNLVKAAFFGEDGNWGRIIDAVGYSGVPVNPDTVDISISDVAVLVQSEPVDVDEAAVLSPVLQQKEVSVVIDLHLGTETGTAWGCDLSYDYVKINAAYRT from the coding sequence ATGAACTTAGTACATGAGGGTCATATAGCAACACCAAAAGGTTTTTATGCAGATGGGTTACATGCAGGGTTAAAACGGATGAAAAAGGATATTGGCTTAATATATTCGGAAGTGCCTGCACAAACGGCGGCAGTGTATACACAGAATAGTTTTAAAGGAGCGCCAATTACGGTAACACAAGATAGCCTTGCGAGCTCCGCTGAAACACAAGTGTTGATTGTTAATAGTGGCAACGCAAATACGTGTACAGGTAAACAAGGCTTAGCAGATACCTATGCAATGCGTCTTGCGACTGCAAAAAAAATTAACGTGCCAGAAGAGTATGTGACGGTTGCATCAACCGGCGTTATTGGAGTGCCTTTGAATATGCCTCTTGTACTAGATGGAATCGCCCAATTAGATGAGCAACTGAGCAATGGTAAAGGATTCCAAGAAGCAATTTTGACTACTGATAAAACAATTAAAGACGTGTGCATTACAATCCAACTTGATGGGCAACGCGTTACAATTGCAGGAGCAGCAAAAGGCAGTGGGATGATTAACCCAAATATGGCAACCTTGCTTGGTTTTATCACAACGGATGCAGCGATAGAAGGTGCCTATTTAGATAAGTTGTTACGTCAAACCATCGAGGCCTCTTTTAATCAAATAACGATTGATGGTGATACCTCAACAAATGACATGGTATTGGTAATGGCAAACGGGATGGCAGGTAATAAGCCTATTTCAGCACATCATCCTGAAATGACTCTCTTTAAAGAAGCGTTATTATATGTCTGCACAGTGTTATCGAAAAAAGTAGCTGAAGATGGTGAAGGGGCAACTAAATTGATTGAAGTTACTGTTAATGGGGCATTGCATAAAGAAGAGGCACGTTTGATTGCGAAAACGGTTGTTGGTTCTAACCTTGTAAAAGCGGCATTCTTTGGCGAAGACGGGAACTGGGGACGAATTATTGATGCTGTCGGGTATTCTGGGGTACCTGTAAATCCAGATACAGTCGATATTAGTATTTCCGATGTTGCGGTGTTGGTACAAAGCGAGCCAGTAGACGTAGATGAAGCAGCGGTACTATCCCCTGTGTTACAACAAAAAGAAGTGAGTGTCGTAATTGATTTACATTTAGGAACAGAAACAGGCACAGCCTGGGGATGTGATTTAAGTTATGATTACGTCAAAATAAATGCGGCTTATCGAACATAA
- the argC gene encoding N-acetyl-gamma-glutamyl-phosphate reductase, translated as MKVAIVGATGYGGLELIRLISQHPQLTLNSLHSLRGDNELLSTIYPLVQQTPYDLAVEPFEPVKISKEADVVFFATPAGIAKDLIPQLDLKKIQVIDLSGDLRLEKREDYEKWYQNEAASQELINQAVYGLSEWHHDKLQGAMLISNPGCYATAILLGLTPLYEKLDIPSVIIDAKSGVSGAGKALSEATHFMQTHDNLQPYKMNAHQHLPEIEQQLGWVNEAVDPLTMTTQLLPIARGLMAVMYVTTTLSTSAIKKIYQDRYATDPFIRLSGEKMPTIQQVIGSNYCDIGWHKDERTGRLTVVTVIDNLLKGAAGQAVQNLNISQGWDETLGLPIVPMFT; from the coding sequence GTGAAAGTAGCAATTGTTGGAGCAACAGGTTATGGTGGCTTGGAATTAATCCGTTTGATTAGTCAACACCCTCAACTGACATTAAATTCACTGCATAGTTTACGAGGTGACAACGAATTATTATCCACTATTTATCCACTGGTGCAACAGACACCTTATGATTTAGCAGTCGAACCATTTGAGCCAGTTAAAATTTCAAAGGAAGCTGATGTTGTCTTTTTTGCCACACCAGCAGGCATTGCAAAAGATTTAATTCCGCAGTTGGATTTGAAAAAAATCCAAGTGATTGACCTATCAGGTGATTTGCGCTTAGAAAAGCGTGAAGACTATGAAAAATGGTATCAAAATGAAGCTGCATCACAAGAGTTGATCAATCAAGCTGTTTATGGTTTAAGCGAATGGCATCATGATAAATTACAGGGTGCAATGCTTATTTCAAATCCTGGGTGTTATGCTACTGCTATTTTATTAGGGCTCACACCGCTCTATGAGAAATTAGACATTCCATCAGTAATTATTGACGCAAAATCAGGTGTTTCAGGTGCTGGAAAAGCCTTATCAGAAGCCACGCATTTTATGCAAACACATGATAATCTACAGCCATATAAGATGAATGCGCATCAGCATCTACCCGAAATTGAACAACAATTAGGTTGGGTGAATGAAGCAGTTGATCCACTAACAATGACCACACAATTGCTTCCGATTGCAAGAGGATTAATGGCGGTAATGTATGTGACGACAACTTTAAGCACATCAGCGATAAAAAAAATATATCAAGACCGTTATGCTACTGATCCGTTCATTAGATTATCGGGTGAAAAGATGCCTACCATTCAACAAGTAATTGGGAGTAATTATTGTGATATTGGTTGGCATAAAGATGAACGAACAGGTCGTCTGACAGTTGTCACTGTGATAGATAATCTTTTAAAAGGCGCAGCAGGACAAGCGGTACAAAATTTAAATATCAGTCAGGGCTGGGATGAAACCTTAGGTTTACCGATTGTCCCGATGTTTACATAA
- the uvrC gene encoding excinuclease ABC subunit UvrC, which produces MNELIKHKLEFLPDLPGCYLMKDSNGTIIYVGKAKILKNRVRSYFTGTHNGKTQRLVADIVDFEYIVTQSNVEALLLEINLIKKHDPKYNIMLKDDKTYPYIKITNERHPRLVITRKILNDKGKYFGPYPNVSAANETKKILDKLYPLRKCKAIPGRPCLYYHLGQCLGPCVNTVSTATYNDMIVKIAKFLNGGHQAVVKQLQSKMAAAAETLDFEKAAEYRDQVESIEMTIQKQTMTSNDFTDRDVFGYAVDKGWMCVQVFFVRQGKLIERDVSLFPIYDEAADEFTSYIAQFYKRANHLLPQEIFLPDSVENELIEELLEVPCLVPRRGKKKDLTVLAHENASIALKQKFSLIARNDERTIGAVEELGEAMSIPTPRLIEAFDNSNIQGTDPVSAMVCFEDGRPSRSKYRKYKVKTVDGPDDYATMREVVRRRYWRVLKEQLPMPDLILIDGGKGQVDVAKDVLQNELGIDVPVAGMAKDDKHNTSYLVFGDPLDAMYLNPRSESFYLLQRIQDEVHRFAITFHRKLHSKNSFSSKLDGIEGIGPKRKQKLLKHFGSIQKMKEAPNEEFTKIGIPQAAVERLKIQLNQ; this is translated from the coding sequence ATGAATGAATTAATAAAACATAAATTAGAATTTTTACCAGATTTACCAGGCTGTTATCTAATGAAGGATTCCAACGGTACGATTATTTATGTTGGGAAGGCCAAAATACTTAAAAATCGCGTGCGTTCATATTTTACAGGTACTCATAATGGTAAAACACAACGTTTAGTTGCTGATATTGTTGATTTTGAATATATCGTTACACAATCAAATGTTGAGGCTTTATTGTTAGAAATCAATTTAATAAAAAAACATGATCCGAAATATAATATTATGTTGAAAGATGATAAAACGTATCCGTATATTAAGATTACGAATGAACGTCACCCACGTTTAGTCATTACTCGAAAAATATTGAACGATAAAGGTAAATATTTTGGACCTTATCCGAATGTATCGGCAGCTAATGAAACAAAAAAAATTCTTGATAAGTTGTATCCATTGAGAAAATGTAAGGCAATACCGGGACGTCCTTGTTTATATTATCACTTGGGCCAATGCTTAGGTCCTTGTGTAAACACCGTATCGACTGCCACATATAACGATATGATTGTGAAGATTGCTAAATTTTTAAATGGTGGTCATCAAGCTGTCGTCAAACAGTTGCAATCGAAGATGGCTGCAGCAGCTGAAACACTTGATTTTGAAAAAGCTGCAGAATACCGTGATCAAGTGGAGAGCATTGAAATGACTATTCAAAAACAAACAATGACATCGAACGATTTTACAGATCGTGATGTATTTGGTTATGCGGTTGATAAAGGCTGGATGTGTGTGCAAGTTTTCTTTGTGCGTCAGGGTAAATTGATTGAACGTGATGTGTCGCTCTTTCCGATTTATGATGAAGCTGCTGATGAGTTTACTTCGTACATCGCACAGTTTTATAAACGTGCCAATCATTTGTTACCTCAAGAAATATTTTTACCGGATTCTGTTGAAAATGAATTGATTGAAGAATTGTTAGAAGTGCCATGTTTGGTTCCACGTCGTGGTAAAAAGAAAGATTTAACGGTATTAGCGCATGAAAATGCCAGTATTGCATTAAAACAAAAATTCTCATTGATTGCTCGTAATGATGAGCGAACAATTGGTGCGGTTGAAGAATTGGGCGAAGCCATGTCAATCCCCACGCCACGTTTAATTGAAGCATTTGATAACTCAAATATTCAAGGGACAGATCCTGTTTCAGCGATGGTCTGTTTTGAAGATGGGCGACCTTCACGTTCTAAATACCGTAAATATAAAGTGAAAACAGTTGATGGACCTGATGATTATGCAACAATGCGTGAAGTTGTACGACGCCGCTATTGGCGAGTTTTAAAGGAACAATTACCGATGCCTGATTTAATTTTAATTGATGGTGGTAAAGGGCAGGTAGATGTTGCCAAAGATGTTTTGCAAAATGAATTAGGAATTGATGTACCTGTTGCAGGAATGGCGAAAGATGATAAGCATAACACTAGTTATCTAGTGTTCGGTGATCCGCTAGATGCAATGTATTTAAATCCACGTTCAGAAAGCTTCTATCTATTGCAACGTATTCAAGATGAAGTCCATCGTTTTGCAATAACGTTCCATCGAAAATTGCACAGTAAAAACAGTTTTAGTTCAAAACTAGATGGAATAGAGGGTATTGGACCTAAACGTAAACAAAAATTATTAAAACATTTTGGTTCTATTCAAAAAATGAAAGAAGCGCCTAATGAAGAGTTTACAAAAATTGGGATACCACAAGCAGCAGTGGAACGTTTGAAAATACAGCTTAATCAATAA
- a CDS encoding matrixin family metalloprotease: MKKYWRLSFRVTLIIMVLMSIILVAPQNASAAKVKLISWNLVNKKKQLNWDGKTSYQKEFNFGVGVWNKYKKGVIRKKTAKVTADARLSDYSKKEPIVAVTSSRGTMKFNRYNMKKLTLNQRRNVMIHELGHALGLAHNTKDDVIFSYVTSRITLSGNDKASYNAAYRKY; the protein is encoded by the coding sequence TTGAAGAAGTATTGGAGATTAAGTTTTCGAGTAACACTTATTATAATGGTTTTAATGAGTATTATTTTAGTAGCACCACAAAATGCATCAGCGGCTAAAGTGAAATTAATTAGCTGGAATTTAGTTAATAAAAAGAAACAGCTTAATTGGGATGGAAAAACCAGCTACCAAAAAGAATTTAATTTTGGTGTGGGAGTCTGGAACAAATATAAGAAGGGTGTTATTAGAAAAAAAACGGCTAAAGTAACTGCGGATGCGCGTTTATCGGATTATTCCAAAAAGGAACCTATTGTAGCTGTAACATCCTCTCGAGGTACCATGAAGTTTAACAGATATAATATGAAAAAATTGACCTTAAACCAAAGACGTAATGTGATGATACATGAATTAGGTCATGCGTTGGGTTTAGCTCATAACACTAAAGATGATGTTATCTTTTCATATGTTACATCACGCATAACTTTAAGTGGCAATGATAAAGCATCTTACAATGCAGCTTATCGGAAATATTAG